A genome region from Mesorhizobium sp. B2-1-8 includes the following:
- the urtD gene encoding urea ABC transporter ATP-binding protein UrtD, whose product MSKSNTILYLDGVSVSFDGFRAINNLSLVLDKGEMRAIIGPNGAGKTTMMDIVTGKTRPDEGEVFFDGQVDLTRHDEAEIAMMGIGRKFQKPTVFESHSVEDNLMLALKGPRSIFPALFHRQSAAEARRIDDILGIIRLGDKRRELAANLSHGQKQWLEIGMLLAQDPKLLLVDEPVAGMTDAETEETARLLRDIAHDHSVIVVEHDMHFVRELGVKVTCLHEGSVLSEGTLDFVSADERVVEVYLGR is encoded by the coding sequence ATGAGCAAATCCAACACCATCCTCTATCTCGACGGCGTCTCGGTCTCCTTCGACGGCTTTCGCGCCATCAACAATCTGTCGCTGGTGCTCGACAAGGGCGAGATGCGCGCCATCATCGGTCCCAACGGCGCCGGCAAGACGACAATGATGGACATCGTCACCGGCAAGACACGGCCCGACGAAGGCGAAGTATTCTTCGACGGCCAGGTGGACCTCACCAGGCATGACGAGGCCGAGATCGCCATGATGGGCATCGGTCGCAAATTCCAGAAGCCCACCGTCTTCGAAAGCCACAGCGTTGAAGACAACCTGATGCTGGCGCTAAAGGGGCCGCGTTCGATCTTCCCGGCGCTGTTCCACCGCCAATCGGCCGCCGAGGCTCGGCGGATCGATGACATACTCGGCATCATCCGGTTGGGTGACAAGCGCCGCGAGCTCGCCGCCAATCTCAGCCACGGCCAGAAACAATGGCTCGAGATCGGTATGCTGCTGGCGCAGGACCCGAAGCTGCTTCTGGTCGATGAGCCGGTTGCCGGCATGACCGATGCCGAGACCGAGGAAACCGCGCGGCTGCTCAGGGATATCGCCCACGACCATTCGGTCATCGTCGTCGAGCACGACATGCACTTCGTGCGCGAACTCGGCGTGAAGGTCACCTGCCTGCATGAAGGTTCGGTGCTCTCCGAAGGGACGCTCGATTTCGTCTCGGCCGACGAGCGCGTCGTCGAAGTCTATCTGGGGAGATGA
- the urtE gene encoding urea ABC transporter ATP-binding subunit UrtE produces the protein MLEVSNATLHYGAAQALRGVSLKAGAGKITCVLGRNGVGKTSLMRSIVGHHRLTSGSVAFEGKALDRSAAYDRARSGIAFVPQGREIFPLLSVRENLESGFAPLRRADRNVPAHVFELFPVLRQMLGRRGGDLSGGQQQQLAIGRALVMRPKLLVLDEPTEGIQPSVIKDIGRAIRYLRDQAGIAVLLVEQYLDFCRELADEVNIMDRGQIVHTGPAEDLDRADVRKFLTV, from the coding sequence ATGCTCGAAGTTTCCAATGCCACGCTCCACTATGGCGCCGCCCAGGCGCTGCGCGGCGTGTCACTGAAGGCGGGTGCGGGCAAGATCACCTGCGTGCTCGGCCGTAACGGCGTCGGCAAGACCAGTTTGATGAGATCGATCGTCGGCCACCACCGGCTGACGAGCGGAAGCGTTGCCTTCGAGGGGAAGGCGCTCGACCGGAGCGCGGCGTATGACCGCGCCCGGTCGGGCATCGCATTCGTGCCGCAGGGCAGGGAGATTTTTCCGCTGCTCAGCGTGCGGGAAAACCTCGAATCCGGCTTCGCCCCCTTGAGGCGCGCCGACCGCAACGTGCCGGCGCACGTTTTCGAGCTGTTTCCGGTGCTGAGGCAGATGCTTGGCCGCCGTGGCGGCGATCTTTCCGGCGGTCAACAACAGCAGTTGGCCATCGGCAGGGCGCTGGTAATGCGGCCGAAGCTGCTGGTGCTCGATGAGCCGACCGAAGGCATCCAGCCCTCTGTCATCAAGGATATCGGCCGCGCCATACGCTATCTGCGCGACCAGGCCGGCATCGCGGTGCTGCTGGTCGAACAGTATCTCGACTTCTGCCGCGAACTCGCCGACGAGGTCAACATCATGGATCGCGGCCAGATCGTCCACACCGGCCCGGCGGAAGATTTGGACCGGGCTGATGTTCGCAAATTCCTCACGGTCTAG
- a CDS encoding GGDEF domain-containing protein — MSLDYTSLLLAVGFSAACLSLTLFGMWLTARTEKFLLTWAISLVFVVGDISIYDAYIEMPGRLLGIATSAFLLIGFSAMLGAAYQFRTGGSPLPRALWGCVSLVIALPPMGLGYDGLGFMFENMFAALLLFATAFEYWRGRDEAPALTIGITALYSATATSFALCAMVLAWDGELVLGHAPSNWAEEFSLIVVIASMTGIGALSLALNQGRLARHHRRNALTDSLTGLLNRRALFEMHGDVPVGAFTAVVVFDLDNFKAINDEFGHAAGDEVLKVFARELAGNLRPTDVAARMGGEEFALVLKRTLPETVEESAERIRAVFATRQIETENGSLSCTVSAGFAFGTKEGLSFDKVLNAADKALYDAKRGGRNRVMTASPFRRAS, encoded by the coding sequence ATGTCGCTCGACTACACTTCGCTTCTGCTGGCCGTCGGGTTCTCCGCCGCTTGCCTCAGCCTCACATTGTTTGGCATGTGGCTGACCGCCCGCACGGAAAAATTCCTGCTTACATGGGCGATCAGCCTGGTGTTCGTGGTCGGCGATATCTCCATCTATGACGCCTATATCGAGATGCCGGGACGCCTGCTCGGCATCGCCACCTCGGCGTTCCTGCTGATCGGCTTTTCGGCCATGCTGGGTGCTGCCTATCAGTTTCGAACCGGCGGCTCGCCCTTGCCGCGGGCGCTGTGGGGTTGCGTTTCCTTGGTGATAGCGTTGCCTCCCATGGGTTTGGGTTATGACGGCCTCGGCTTCATGTTCGAGAACATGTTCGCCGCCTTGCTCCTGTTCGCCACGGCGTTCGAATATTGGAGAGGCCGCGATGAGGCACCCGCCCTGACGATCGGCATCACCGCGCTCTATTCGGCCACGGCCACGTCCTTCGCGCTCTGCGCCATGGTTCTCGCCTGGGATGGCGAACTGGTGCTCGGACACGCACCAAGCAACTGGGCCGAGGAGTTCAGCCTCATCGTGGTTATCGCCAGCATGACGGGTATTGGCGCGCTTTCGCTTGCCCTCAACCAGGGGCGTCTGGCGCGGCACCACCGCCGTAACGCCCTGACGGATTCCTTGACCGGCCTGCTCAACCGGCGCGCTCTGTTCGAGATGCACGGCGACGTCCCGGTTGGCGCCTTTACCGCGGTGGTCGTCTTCGACCTCGACAATTTCAAAGCCATCAACGACGAATTCGGCCACGCGGCGGGCGATGAGGTGCTGAAGGTGTTCGCCAGGGAACTCGCTGGCAATCTTCGCCCGACCGACGTCGCCGCGCGCATGGGCGGCGAAGAATTCGCACTGGTGCTGAAGCGCACTCTGCCGGAAACGGTCGAGGAATCGGCAGAGCGCATCCGGGCCGTGTTCGCGACGCGGCAGATAGAAACCGAAAACGGCTCGCTGAGCTGCACGGTGAGCGCCGGTTTTGCGTTTGGCACCAAGGAAGGGCTCAGCTTCGACAAAGTGCTCAACGCCGCCGACAAGGCGCTCTACGACGCCAAGCGAGGCGGTCGCAACCGCGTCATGACCGCCTCTCCCTTCCGACGCGCGAGTTGA
- a CDS encoding DUF72 domain-containing protein — MSTSGTIRAGMGGWTFEPWDTSFYPEKLSKAKQLQYATRQVPSIEVNGTYYSSFKEPTFVKWANEAPDGFVYSLKGNRFVTNRRVLGEAGESMMRFLGSGVAALGDKLGPILWQFAPTKKFDPDDFEAFLKLLPERQDGVALRHALEVRNDSFIVPEFAALARKYKAAIVNADHAKYPDIADITGDFVYARLQTGSDDNPDCYTPKGLDEWAARAKIWAEGKQPADLRRADPATDAPVLPRDVFVYFITEGKVRAPFGAMALMKRVAD; from the coding sequence ATGAGCACATCGGGAACAATCCGCGCCGGCATGGGCGGCTGGACCTTCGAGCCTTGGGACACGTCCTTCTATCCCGAAAAACTGTCGAAGGCGAAACAGCTGCAATATGCCACCCGGCAGGTGCCGAGCATCGAGGTCAACGGCACCTATTATTCGAGCTTTAAGGAGCCGACCTTCGTCAAATGGGCCAACGAGGCGCCCGACGGTTTCGTCTATTCGCTGAAAGGCAACCGCTTCGTCACCAACAGGCGCGTGCTGGGCGAAGCCGGTGAATCGATGATGCGTTTCCTGGGTTCCGGCGTTGCAGCACTCGGCGACAAGCTCGGGCCGATCCTGTGGCAGTTCGCGCCGACCAAGAAGTTCGATCCGGACGATTTCGAAGCGTTTCTGAAGCTGCTGCCGGAAAGGCAGGACGGCGTCGCGCTGCGCCACGCGCTCGAAGTCCGCAACGACAGCTTTATCGTGCCGGAATTCGCCGCGCTTGCCCGAAAATACAAGGCGGCGATCGTCAATGCCGACCATGCCAAATATCCTGACATCGCCGATATCACCGGCGATTTCGTCTATGCGCGGCTGCAGACCGGTAGCGACGACAATCCTGATTGCTACACGCCAAAGGGCCTCGACGAATGGGCAGCGCGCGCAAAAATCTGGGCGGAAGGCAAGCAGCCGGCCGATCTGCGGCGCGCCGACCCCGCCACCGACGCCCCGGTCCTGCCGCGCGACGTGTTCGTCTACTTCATCACCGAGGGCAAGGTGCGCGCGCCCTTCGGGGCGATGGCGCTGATGAAGCGTGTGGCCGATTAA
- a CDS encoding GNAT family N-acetyltransferase, protein MRLARPEDLAAIVALTQAAYAPYNAILDAPPIPVTEDYAPRIAQGEVWLLESGDALAGLITLERHSDHAMIFSVAVSPAFQGKKLGIALLDHADEQARLWGLSEVRLYTNAKMERNIALYLAYGFHETGRRPNPYQPGWILVDMAKPVDRPTAA, encoded by the coding sequence ATGAGGCTTGCCCGTCCCGAAGATCTCGCCGCGATCGTCGCGCTGACGCAAGCGGCCTATGCTCCCTACAATGCGATACTCGACGCGCCACCGATCCCGGTTACCGAGGACTACGCGCCACGCATCGCCCAAGGCGAAGTCTGGCTTCTGGAAAGTGGCGACGCGCTTGCCGGACTGATCACACTGGAGCGCCATTCCGATCACGCGATGATCTTCAGCGTCGCCGTCTCCCCTGCTTTTCAGGGCAAAAAACTCGGCATCGCGCTGCTCGATCACGCGGATGAACAAGCGCGTCTGTGGGGTTTGTCGGAGGTGCGGCTCTACACCAACGCCAAGATGGAGCGGAACATCGCGCTCTATCTCGCCTATGGTTTTCACGAAACGGGTCGCCGGCCCAACCCCTATCAGCCAGGGTGGATACTGGTCGACATGGCCAAACCCGTCGACAGGCCCACCGCAGCCTGA
- the uvrA gene encoding excinuclease ABC subunit UvrA: MADHKFLSVRGAREHNLKNVDLDLPRDSLIVMTGLSGSGKSSLAFDTIYAEGQRRYVESLSAYARQFLEMMQKPDVDQIDGLSPAISIEQKTTSKNPRSTVGTVTEIYDYMRLLFARVGVPYSPATGLPIESQTVSQMVDRVLAVEEGTRLFLLAPIVRGRKGEYRKELLELQKKGFQRVKVDGVFYEIADVPALDKKYKHDIDVVVDRIVVRGDLATRLADSIETALKLAEGLAVAEFADKPLDASQTGEDSVNKSKNETHERILFSEKFACPVSGFTIPEIEPRLFSFNNPFGACPTCDGLGSQRAIDPNLVVPDENVSLRDGAVSPWAKSTSPYYSQTLEALGKAYDFKLGDKFKDLSTQAQEAILRGTGEREITFQYDDGLRSYKTTKTFEGVIPNLERRWKETESAWMREEIERFMSATPCPVCKGYRLKPEALAVKIAGKHIGEVTEQSIRNANKWFTDLPAQLNDKQNEIAVRVLKEIRERLRFLNDVGLDYLTLSRNSGTLSGGESQRIRLASQIGSGLTGVLYVLDEPSIGLHQRDNTRLLDTLKHLRDIGNTVIVVEHDEDAILHADYVVDMGPAAGIHGGEIIAQGTPQQVMANPNSITGKYLSGALEVATPAIRREAKKNRRLKIVGARGNNLKNVTAEIPLGTFTAVTGVSGGGKSTFLIETLFKAASRRIMGSREHPAEHDRIEGLEFLDKVIDIDQSPIGRTPRSNPATYTGAFTPIRDWFAGLPEAKARGYQPGRFSFNVKGGRCEACQGDGVIKIEMHFLPDVYVTCDVCHGKRYNRETLDVLFKGKSIADVLDMTVEEGVDFFAAVPGVRDKLETLKQVGLGYIHIGQQATTLSGGEAQRIKLAKELSRKATGKTLYILDEPTTGLHFHDVAKLLEVLHELVDQGNTVVVIEHNLEVIKTADWVLDLGPEGGDGGGELVASGTPEAIVREKRSYTGQFLKELLERRPGGKREAAE; encoded by the coding sequence ATGGCCGACCATAAATTCCTTTCCGTTCGCGGGGCGCGCGAACACAATCTGAAGAACGTCGATCTCGACCTGCCGCGTGACAGCCTGATCGTCATGACCGGCCTGTCGGGCTCCGGCAAATCGTCGCTCGCCTTCGACACCATCTATGCCGAAGGCCAGCGCCGCTATGTCGAGAGCCTCTCGGCCTATGCCCGGCAATTCCTCGAAATGATGCAGAAGCCCGACGTCGACCAGATCGATGGCCTGTCGCCGGCCATCTCCATCGAGCAGAAGACCACGTCGAAGAACCCGCGTTCGACGGTCGGCACCGTCACCGAGATCTACGACTATATGCGGCTTCTGTTTGCCCGGGTCGGCGTGCCCTATTCGCCGGCCACCGGCCTGCCGATCGAGAGCCAGACGGTCAGCCAGATGGTCGATCGGGTATTGGCGGTCGAGGAAGGCACGCGCCTGTTCCTGCTGGCGCCCATCGTGCGCGGCCGCAAGGGCGAGTACCGCAAGGAACTGCTGGAGTTGCAGAAGAAGGGGTTCCAGCGCGTCAAGGTCGACGGCGTCTTCTATGAAATCGCTGATGTGCCGGCGCTGGACAAGAAATACAAGCACGACATCGACGTCGTCGTCGACCGCATCGTCGTGCGCGGCGACCTTGCCACAAGGCTTGCCGACTCCATCGAGACGGCGCTGAAACTGGCCGAGGGGCTGGCAGTGGCCGAGTTCGCCGACAAGCCGCTCGACGCCAGCCAGACCGGTGAGGATTCGGTCAACAAATCGAAGAACGAGACGCATGAGCGCATCCTGTTCTCGGAGAAATTCGCTTGCCCCGTGTCCGGCTTCACCATTCCGGAGATCGAACCCAGGCTGTTCTCCTTCAACAACCCGTTCGGCGCTTGCCCGACCTGTGACGGTCTCGGCAGCCAGCGCGCCATCGATCCCAACCTCGTCGTGCCCGACGAAAACGTGTCGCTGCGCGACGGCGCCGTCAGCCCGTGGGCGAAGTCAACTTCGCCCTATTACTCGCAGACGCTCGAGGCATTGGGCAAGGCGTACGACTTCAAGCTCGGCGACAAGTTCAAGGATCTTTCGACGCAAGCCCAGGAGGCGATCCTGCGCGGCACCGGCGAGCGCGAAATCACCTTCCAATATGATGACGGACTGCGCTCCTACAAAACCACCAAGACCTTCGAAGGCGTCATCCCCAATCTCGAGCGGCGTTGGAAAGAGACCGAATCCGCCTGGATGCGCGAGGAGATCGAGCGCTTCATGTCGGCAACACCCTGCCCGGTCTGCAAGGGCTACCGGCTGAAGCCAGAAGCGCTGGCGGTGAAGATCGCCGGCAAGCACATTGGCGAGGTCACGGAACAGTCGATCCGCAACGCCAACAAATGGTTCACCGACCTGCCGGCGCAGCTCAACGACAAGCAGAACGAGATCGCTGTCCGCGTCTTGAAGGAAATCCGCGAGCGCCTGCGCTTTCTCAATGATGTCGGGCTCGACTATCTCACCTTGTCGCGCAATTCCGGCACGCTGTCGGGCGGCGAAAGCCAGCGCATCCGGCTGGCCTCGCAGATCGGCTCTGGGCTGACCGGCGTGCTCTATGTGCTGGACGAGCCATCGATCGGCCTGCACCAGCGCGACAACACCCGCCTGCTCGACACGCTCAAGCATCTGCGCGACATCGGCAACACGGTGATCGTCGTCGAGCATGACGAGGACGCCATCCTACATGCCGACTATGTCGTCGATATGGGTCCGGCCGCCGGCATCCATGGCGGCGAGATCATCGCCCAGGGCACGCCACAGCAGGTGATGGCCAACCCCAATTCGATCACCGGCAAATATCTGTCGGGCGCACTCGAAGTGGCAACGCCAGCCATTCGCCGCGAAGCCAAGAAGAACCGGCGGCTGAAGATTGTCGGCGCGCGCGGCAACAATCTGAAGAACGTCACCGCCGAAATCCCGCTCGGCACCTTCACCGCCGTCACCGGCGTGTCGGGCGGCGGCAAGTCGACCTTCCTGATCGAGACACTGTTCAAGGCGGCTTCGCGCCGCATCATGGGCTCGCGCGAGCATCCGGCCGAGCATGACCGCATCGAGGGGCTGGAATTCCTCGACAAGGTCATCGACATCGACCAGTCGCCCATTGGGCGGACGCCGCGTTCGAACCCCGCCACCTATACCGGCGCCTTCACGCCGATCCGCGACTGGTTTGCAGGTCTTCCCGAGGCGAAGGCGCGCGGCTATCAACCGGGACGTTTTTCCTTCAACGTCAAGGGCGGCCGCTGCGAGGCCTGCCAGGGCGACGGCGTCATCAAGATCGAGATGCACTTCCTGCCCGATGTCTACGTCACCTGCGACGTCTGCCACGGCAAGCGCTACAACAGGGAGACGCTCGACGTGCTGTTCAAGGGCAAGTCGATCGCCGACGTGCTCGACATGACCGTCGAGGAAGGTGTCGATTTCTTCGCAGCCGTGCCTGGCGTGCGCGACAAGCTCGAAACGCTGAAGCAGGTCGGCCTTGGCTACATCCATATCGGCCAGCAGGCGACGACGCTGTCCGGCGGCGAGGCGCAGCGCATCAAGCTGGCCAAGGAACTGTCGCGCAAGGCAACCGGCAAGACGCTCTACATCCTCGACGAGCCGACCACCGGCCTGCATTTCCACGACGTAGCCAAACTGTTGGAAGTGCTGCACGAGCTGGTCGACCAGGGCAATACGGTGGTCGTCATCGAGCACAATCTCGAAGTGATAAAGACCGCCGACTGGGTGCTGGATCTCGGCCCCGAAGGCGGTGATGGCGGCGGCGAACTGGTCGCCTCCGGCACGCCGGAAGCCATCGTGCGCGAGAAACGCAGCTACACCGGCCAGTTCCTGAAAGAGCTTCTGGAGCGCCGCCCCGGAGGCAAGCGCGAAGCGGCGGAGTGA
- a CDS encoding ATP-dependent Clp protease proteolytic subunit — MSGVASLVPMVIEQSSRGERAFDIFSRLLRERIVFINGEINDDVSALVCAQLLSLESDNPEKEISLYINSPGGMVTSGFAIYDTMQYISCPVSTVCMGFAASMGSFLLMAGAAGRRIALPNATILLHQPLGGFQGQASDIQRHAERIGQTKRHMTELYAQHCGRSYEEVERTLDRDHFMTAREAQAWGIVDHVFDTRKKAA, encoded by the coding sequence ATGAGCGGTGTTGCCAGTCTAGTGCCGATGGTCATCGAGCAATCGAGCCGCGGCGAACGTGCCTTCGACATTTTTTCACGGCTGCTGCGCGAGCGCATCGTCTTCATCAACGGCGAGATCAACGACGACGTCTCGGCGCTGGTCTGCGCGCAGCTTTTGTCGCTGGAGTCGGACAATCCCGAGAAGGAGATCTCGCTCTACATCAACTCGCCCGGTGGCATGGTGACCAGCGGCTTCGCCATCTACGACACGATGCAGTATATCAGCTGTCCGGTGTCGACCGTGTGCATGGGCTTTGCCGCATCGATGGGATCGTTCCTGCTGATGGCGGGTGCGGCCGGGCGCCGCATCGCGCTGCCGAACGCCACCATCCTGCTGCATCAGCCGCTGGGCGGCTTCCAGGGCCAGGCTTCCGACATCCAGCGGCACGCCGAACGCATTGGCCAGACCAAACGCCACATGACCGAACTCTACGCCCAGCATTGTGGCCGCAGCTATGAAGAGGTCGAGCGCACGCTCGACCGCGACCATTTCATGACGGCCCGCGAGGCCCAGGCATGGGGCATTGTCGACCATGTCTTCGACACCCGCAAAAAGGCGGCGTGA
- a CDS encoding SRPBCC family protein translates to MKSQSEVAPDALEFEYDLAEPPEKVWRALTVPELLAAWMMPNDIRPRTGSRFAFAGSDAPIECEILDAEPECLLRYSWREQSDDAAHPLDSTVTFTLARTVSGGTHLRIVHDGFARKTMPAVAMAGAGCRLSLRGAGKPIAANTPRLQLLRAA, encoded by the coding sequence ATGAAGAGCCAAAGCGAAGTCGCTCCAGATGCGCTCGAATTCGAATACGACCTTGCCGAGCCGCCGGAAAAGGTTTGGCGGGCGCTGACCGTGCCGGAATTGCTCGCCGCCTGGATGATGCCGAATGACATTAGGCCTCGGACTGGCAGCCGCTTTGCCTTCGCCGGGTCTGACGCGCCGATCGAATGCGAGATCCTCGACGCCGAGCCCGAGTGCCTGCTGCGCTATTCCTGGCGCGAGCAGTCGGACGATGCGGCGCACCCGCTCGACAGCACCGTCACCTTCACGCTCGCCCGTACCGTCTCCGGCGGCACGCATCTGCGCATCGTCCATGACGGCTTTGCCCGCAAGACGATGCCCGCAGTTGCGATGGCTGGCGCCGGCTGCCGGCTTTCGCTGCGCGGGGCCGGAAAACCTATCGCCGCGAACACACCACGCCTTCAGCTGCTGCGCGCGGCCTGA
- a CDS encoding ArsR/SmtB family transcription factor: MIEAEIFRALADPTRRAVFERLATSEMSVSELRSGLTVSQPAVSQHLAVLRGAGLVVERRAGRNAYYRADPQGLAPLLSWIERYRTFWPERIERLKAVLKDMDQ; this comes from the coding sequence ATGATCGAAGCAGAGATTTTCCGCGCCCTGGCCGACCCGACGCGCCGCGCCGTCTTCGAGCGTCTCGCGACGAGCGAGATGAGCGTGTCGGAACTGCGCAGCGGCCTCACGGTTTCGCAGCCAGCCGTCTCCCAGCATCTGGCGGTGCTGCGCGGCGCCGGCCTGGTGGTCGAACGGCGTGCCGGCCGCAACGCCTATTACCGCGCCGATCCACAGGGACTTGCCCCGCTGCTCTCCTGGATTGAACGCTATCGGACGTTCTGGCCGGAACGCATCGAAAGACTGAAGGCCGTTTTGAAGGACATGGATCAATGA
- a CDS encoding single-stranded DNA-binding protein: protein MAGSVNKVILVGNLGADPEIRRLNSGEPVVNIRIATSESWRDKNSGERKEKTEWHNVVIFNEGIAKVAEQYLKKGMKVYVEGQLQTRKWQDQTGADKYTTEVVLQKFRGELQMLDARGQGEGGQVGGYSGGGSSRGSDFGQSSPNEGFNRGGGNAPRGGGGSSRELDDEIPF, encoded by the coding sequence ATGGCGGGTAGCGTCAACAAGGTCATTCTGGTCGGTAATCTCGGCGCGGACCCTGAAATCCGCCGCCTCAATTCGGGCGAGCCGGTCGTCAACATCCGCATCGCCACGTCGGAAAGCTGGCGCGACAAGAATTCCGGCGAGCGCAAGGAAAAGACCGAGTGGCATAACGTCGTCATCTTCAATGAGGGCATCGCCAAGGTGGCCGAGCAGTATCTGAAGAAGGGCATGAAGGTCTATGTCGAGGGCCAGCTGCAGACGCGCAAATGGCAGGACCAGACCGGTGCCGACAAATACACGACCGAAGTCGTGCTGCAGAAATTCCGTGGCGAGTTGCAGATGCTCGACGCGCGCGGCCAGGGTGAGGGCGGTCAGGTCGGAGGCTACAGCGGTGGCGGCAGCAGCCGCGGTTCCGATTTCGGCCAGTCGAGCCCGAATGAAGGGTTCAACCGCGGTGGCGGCAACGCTCCCAGGGGTGGCGGTGGTTCGTCGCGCGAACTGGACGACGAAATTCCGTTCTGA
- a CDS encoding OsmC family protein, whose protein sequence is MKARVKWVEERTFVGESGSGHKVVLGTASSPEGKTPGPSPMELVLIGTGGCSAYDVVHILEKGREAVEDCVVELDADRAETDPKVFTRIHMHFIVKGHALSRDKVKRAIDLSIDKYCSASAMMAKTATLTHDFEIVDTAAK, encoded by the coding sequence ATGAAGGCACGGGTAAAGTGGGTCGAGGAGCGCACCTTCGTCGGCGAGTCCGGCAGCGGCCACAAGGTCGTGCTGGGCACGGCGTCCAGTCCGGAAGGCAAGACGCCGGGACCGAGCCCGATGGAGCTGGTGCTGATCGGCACCGGCGGCTGCTCGGCCTATGACGTCGTCCATATCCTCGAAAAAGGCCGCGAGGCGGTCGAGGACTGCGTGGTCGAACTCGACGCCGACCGGGCCGAGACCGACCCGAAGGTGTTCACCCGCATCCATATGCATTTCATCGTCAAGGGCCATGCGCTGTCGCGCGACAAGGTCAAGCGCGCGATCGACCTTTCGATCGACAAATATTGCTCGGCTTCCGCCATGATGGCCAAGACGGCCACGCTTACGCATGATTTCGAGATCGTCGATACGGCGGCGAAGTAG
- a CDS encoding MarC family protein, translating to MPSFDSLFNAFVTILVTIDPPGLAPLFLAVTRGMNREERSQVSVRASIIGFLVMALFAVAGASILSVFGITLPAFRVAGGFLLFFIAFEMVFERRQDRKEKIGDVAITKDMIHNIAAFPLAIPLIAGPGAISATVLLSGSFQGFAAQAALVGIILVCLVITYLVFVLSERIDRILGQTGRSILTRLLGVILAALAVQFVADGIKALMAG from the coding sequence ATGCCGAGTTTCGACAGCCTGTTCAATGCCTTCGTCACCATTCTCGTGACCATCGATCCGCCCGGCCTGGCGCCTCTCTTCCTGGCTGTGACACGCGGCATGAACCGCGAGGAGCGCAGCCAAGTTTCCGTGCGCGCCTCGATCATCGGTTTCCTGGTGATGGCGCTGTTCGCCGTCGCCGGTGCCTCTATCCTGTCGGTGTTTGGCATCACCTTGCCGGCCTTCCGCGTCGCGGGAGGGTTTTTGCTGTTCTTCATCGCCTTCGAAATGGTCTTCGAGCGCCGGCAGGACCGCAAGGAGAAGATCGGCGACGTCGCCATCACCAAGGACATGATCCACAACATCGCCGCCTTTCCGCTGGCGATCCCGCTGATCGCCGGCCCCGGCGCAATTTCAGCGACGGTGCTGCTCTCCGGCTCGTTTCAGGGCTTTGCCGCGCAGGCGGCCCTGGTCGGCATCATTCTTGTCTGCCTCGTCATAACCTATCTGGTGTTCGTGCTGTCGGAACGCATCGACCGCATCCTCGGCCAGACCGGCCGCTCGATCCTGACCCGCCTGCTCGGCGTCATCCTGGCGGCACTGGCCGTGCAGTTCGTGGCGGATGGCATCAAGGCGCTGATGGCCGGTTGA